GCTGAGAAATCAGAGAAAAAGGTGGAAAGGGAATCAGAGAAAGGACCGCCTGTGGAATTGGCAAACTTAGTGCCTCCGCCCTCAGAGGTGGCGTTAAGGAACCGGCAGTTTAAGGCAGACTCTGTTTTTGCTTTTGCCCTGGAATATGAGAAAAAGGGATTACGTGAGGAAGCATTGGAGCAGTACAAAAACACACTGAAATTACAGCCTGAAAACCACAGAATATTAAACAAGATTTCCTTTGTTTTGATAACGATGAAGAGGTATTTTGAGGCGGCAAAGTATGCACAAGAGGCTTTAGCTTTAAATGCAAACTATGTACCGGCACTGCTCAACTGCGGCATATCCTATACGGAGATGCACGAGATTGACATGGGGGAACGGTATTTTAAACAGGCGTTGCTGCTTGCCCCGCAAGACAGGGAAGTGGTGTTTAATATAGCGGTTTTTTATGAAAAGGCTAACAGGCTGAATGAGGGGTTTGCGATGTTCAGCACGTTAAGTTCACTGGGGGACAGTCGCGGTGAGGATGGAATCAACAGAATAACATTAAAGTTGGACAACACCACACGTTAAAGTTCCGTGGCGGATGCTCCTAAGGTGCTCACAGTAAGTGCTTGTTTTTGAAGGATTTTTTTTCAAGCAACTAACCGTTTTATTTGCGTAAATCATGCCGTTAAGTACTCTGTTATTCCCCCGACGCCGCAGGCGTACTTTTTCGTATACCCCGGAGCTTTTGACTATAGCAAAAAGCAAAAGTATGTTCTTATTGATTTTATCAAAGAAGAGATTGCCACACCCCCTGTGGGGGTTCGCAATGACGGCATATAGCTGTTTTTACTGTGTTTTTTTATTCGTCATTGCGAGGAGCGATAGTTTTTTATTCGTCATTGCGAGGAGCGATAGCGACGTGGCAATCTCAACCACTAAAAATAATGAATGGAATTATGGTTTTCGCTATATACTAACAAAGTTAGACATTGAAGGCTGATTGGAATTACCCTTCTATCCCTGCGCTCTTTAACGCCTGTGCGATTTCATAACTCTTTAACGTCTTATTGATTTCTATCACCTCACGCAGGCACTTTGCCGATTCTGCTTTTTTACCGGTTGTACCGTATAACATCGCAAGGTTAAAAAGGGTATATGCCTCGCCGCTTTTATCACCAATCTCCTTCCTGATTTTTAAACTCTCAAGCATATACTTCAGGGCGCTCTCATAATCGCCGCGGGCATGATAATTTGTCGCTATGTTATTTAAAGTAGCCCCTTCCCCCTGTTTATCACCAA
This genomic stretch from Nitrospirae bacterium YQR-1 harbors:
- a CDS encoding tetratricopeptide repeat protein, which produces IGDKAGEGVTLNNISQIYSARGDYEGALKYLLESLKISKEIGDKQGEGATLNNIATNYHARGDYESALKYMLESLKIRKEIGDKSGEAYTLFNLAMLYGTTGKKAESAKCLREVIEINKTLKSYEIAQALKSAGIEG